Below is a genomic region from Glaciihabitans sp. INWT7.
TCGCCGATTCCACCCGGGTGACGACGCACTGGCACTGGTACTCGATAGCCGCTATCGTCGCGCTGCTCGTCTCCTCGGTGCCGGCGCTTCTCATCGCCTAGCCGGGCGATCCGCCGCTCGGTCACTTCGTGCCGGGGTCGATCAGGTCGCTGTCGTCGCCGGCGCGCACGTTCTCGTCTTCGGCGATGCTGAGGCGCTCTTCCTGCATGCGACGAAGCTTGAAGCGGCGATGGCGCGGGTCGAAAGCGTCGCGGAGACCGTCACCGACGAAGTTGACGAGGAGCGCGAGGGACACGATGAACAGCGCTGGCCACCAGAACAGCCACGGTCGGGTCTGGAAGGCCGACTGGTTGCTCGAGATCAGGTTGCCGAGAGACACATCGGGCGCCCGGATGCCGAACCCGAGATAGCTCAGCGCGGTCTCGAGCAGGATGGCGGAGGCCATGATGAGCGTCGCACTCACGATCACCACACCGAGGGCGTTGGGGAGGATGTGACGGAAGATGATCCGTGCATCGGATGCCCCGGCAACGCGGGCCGCCTCGACGAACTCGCGTTCACGCAGGGAGAGGAACTCGCCCCGCACGAGACGGGCGATACCCATCCAGGAGAAGAAGCCGAGCATGATCGCCAGCGTCGCCGCTCCGAATCCGCCAAAGGCGTTTCCGACCACGGCACCGATCACGAGGGCCGGGATCACGATGAACACGTCGGTGATGCGCATGAGGATCGCGTCGGTCTTGCCGCGGTAGTACCCGGCGGTCGCCCCGACGAACACCCCGATGATTGTCGCGATTCCTCCGAGCACCACCATCACCAGTGCGGAGTTCTGGATTCCGCGCATCGTCATGGCGAAGTAGTCCTTGCCGATGCGATTCTGCCCAAAGGGATGATTGCCGATCTCGATCCCGGTGCCGCCGAGCCATTTGGGCAGTAGCGACATCGTCGGCGCGCCCTGGTTCTGCTGGTCATTGAGATCGGTGTAGCCGTACTTCCACCAGCCGTGGATCGGACCGAGCCCGATGGCGGAGATCGAGAAGATCACGATCACGAAAACAAGGACGAGAGCGCCCACGGCCACCTTGTTGGCCAAGAACCGCTTGAAGATCAGGCGACCCTGGCTCTCGGGCGGCTTGTTCTCGGAGATGATGGCCTCTGCGGCCAGTGTGGTCGATTCGTCGTTGGACATCAGCGAACCCTCACTCTCGGGTCGAGGGCCGCGTAGGCCAGGTCGGCAAGGAAGTTGAAGAGGATCGCCATTCCGGCGATCACGATGAAGTACCCCATCACCGGGTTGAGGTCTCCGCGGCCGAGGCCGGCGAAGAACAACTGGCCCATTCCGGGGATGCCGAAGATCGACTCCGTGATGATCGCCCCACCGAGCAGGGCTCCGACGTCGAAGGCGACGAGGGTCGTGATGGGGATGAGCATGTTGCGGAAGGCGTGGCGCACGACGACGGTGCGCTCGGGAAGTCCCTTGGCCCGCGCGGTGCGCACGTAGTCCTGGCCCATCGTCTCCAGCATCCCGGCGCGCGCGTAGCGGGTGTAGCTGGCGAAGGAGATGAGCAGGAGGGCGATCGTCGGAAGCAGGAAGTGGGTGAAGGTGTCGATCCCCGACTCCCACACGTTTCCACCGAGGTTCGGCGTCTGGTTGCCGACGGTCGCGATCGGACGATTGTTGGTATCGCTGAGGTACAGCGGCCACGACTGCATGAAGCGGTCGAGCAGCACCAGTCCGCCGGAGAGCACCGCCGTGATCGCTCCGACCCGTACGGACTGTCCGCGGTCGTAGCCGCCCATCAGGAAGCCGGTGACGAGGCCGACGGCAACGGTGACGATGGCGAGGATGACGAGCGTGCCGGCGGAGGAGATGTCGAACAGGCCCTGG
It encodes:
- a CDS encoding ABC transporter permease yields the protein MSNDESTTLAAEAIISENKPPESQGRLIFKRFLANKVAVGALVLVFVIVIFSISAIGLGPIHGWWKYGYTDLNDQQNQGAPTMSLLPKWLGGTGIEIGNHPFGQNRIGKDYFAMTMRGIQNSALVMVVLGGIATIIGVFVGATAGYYRGKTDAILMRITDVFIVIPALVIGAVVGNAFGGFGAATLAIMLGFFSWMGIARLVRGEFLSLREREFVEAARVAGASDARIIFRHILPNALGVVIVSATLIMASAILLETALSYLGFGIRAPDVSLGNLISSNQSAFQTRPWLFWWPALFIVSLALLVNFVGDGLRDAFDPRHRRFKLRRMQEERLSIAEDENVRAGDDSDLIDPGTK